The stretch of DNA TTTTCCGGCCTTAATGATACCTTGCCTCTAACGCCAATGACACTTTCCATGTGCATGGATTTTGCTGTCTGGTAATATTTATTATCAGGGTTAACAACTATCTGCGTAACACCCCACCTGTCACGGAGGTTTATGAAAACAACTCCTCCGTGGTCTCTTACCCGCGCAGCCCATCCGACAAGCACAACATCCTGTCCTTCGTCTTCTTTCCTCAAACCCCCGCATTTATGCGATCTTTTCCAAGATGTTACTGTTCCCACAGAGCTATATCCTTCCTTACGGCTTTTTTTGATTTATAAATAATATTGAGTTATAAAATAAAGTTAAAATATATCAAATGCAACTCTCTTTTCTAAAAATAAGTATCGCGATAAGCAGATTACCTATCGCCCTTGAGGGGCATTATAGGGGATGTTCTTTCATGAAATTATAGATCAATTTCTTCCCCGACCCATAAAATCCTTACGGATTAAATCCACCGCCCCAAAAGGATTTAAGGCGTAAGCCTTCTATCAATTCAAAAAATTTATGATAGTCGTGTCCGAATTATTGAAAAAAGTTCCGTACCAAAAGCTAAACTTTAAACCACACAAAGGATATTCTCTCCGGCATTCTGGATTCCCGCTTCCCGATAAATCGGGAGGAAACCAGGGGCTGTGCGGGGATAAAAAATCATTTTTTCGTTGCGTGCTTTGCGAGAGAAAAAGAAGGCGGCGGGGCGGCTGGCCTGCGAAAAAGAAAACCCCGAAAATTTTTCCGGGGTTAAAGTGGCGCCTCCCAGAATTGAACTGGGGACACACGGATTTTCAGTCCGTTGCTCTACCAACTGAGCTAAAGCGCCATCCAACAAATGAAACAAAATATAAAAACTTTTATTTCATTAGTCAAGAAAATTTTATTCAATTTTCAATATTATTTTACCATATATGCCATTTACAAAGAAAGGCATGGTAATTTCAATTGATTTTATTCCGAATAAATTTTATCTTATAAGAAATACAGTATAAATTATGATTATTTTATTAATAGTATAATGTTCTCGAGGTACTAGTAAGCCGGTAAAAGAAATAGATGCTATAAAATTATAGTTATCTGAGAGAACGGAGAAAATGAAACAAGAGGTGATTAGAGCATGAGTGAGAACAACCAAGCGGCCGGAGAACCAGGGCATCCGCAATAAAATTTACTTTTTCCATTCAGATATATCTCTTGCAACTGACATCAAAACCTTTTCGCCGCCGTACTGAAATACCGTGGATATTATTTCAACGGGAATTTCTCTTCCGTCTTTTGTAATATGAACTGCTTCAAAAGCACGAGTGCCATTTCTCAGAATTCTTCCCCGTTCTTCGGAAGCGCCTCTCTTTTTCACATCAGCCTTTTTTGAGATATCAGCAGGAGAAAGATTTAACAGCTCTTCCCTGGTATATCCAAGCCGTTCACATGCAACTTTGTTTACCTCAATAAACTTTCCAAATCCTTTCTTTTTATAAGGATGAACAAATATTGCATCAGCTCCGAAATTAAATAGGGTTCTGTACCTTTCTTCACTCTCACGCAGTGCCGCTTCATTTTTTTTCTTCTCTGTAACATCTCTGATTATTCCCTGTACAACTTTCTTACCGCCTATTTCCATTATGGTGGCTGAATTGTCAGCAGGAAATATTTCCCCGTTCTTTTTCTTCATATCTATTGTAAAATCAGCATGCCCTTTTTTTCTCAGTGTGGAAAACACTGCTTTTACTTTTTTAGCCTCATACTCAGGATGCAACACTCCAACGCCTAACTTAAACAACTCCTCTTTGGAATAACCAAAAAGTTCCTTTACAGCATTATTAATATCCATGATA from bacterium encodes:
- a CDS encoding aspartate--tRNA ligase is translated as MRKEDEGQDVVLVGWAARVRDHGGVVFINLRDRWGVTQIVVNPDNKYYQTAKSMHMESVIGVRGKVSLRPENMINKSMDTGEIEVYADDLIIFNPSKPLPFLISDEV